In bacterium, a single genomic region encodes these proteins:
- a CDS encoding efflux RND transporter permease subunit — MNITEVCVRKPVFAWMLMAGTVLFGIIALTRIGISQFPDVDFPTISVSATWEGAAPEVMEHDVVEIIEEAVAQVEGVRSITSSARQGSANVTVEMDLSRDVDLALQDVQTKVAQAARRLPVDIDPPTVSKSNPEDQPIMWIGLSGPYPKQVLSDIARYQIRDKLQTIPGVGEINLGGWLDRNIRIWIDAAKLDAYGLTVNDVVSALRREHVELPAGRLENSGREVSVRIMGEAIDLETFKNIVVRDVPGAEVHLSDVAIVEDGFEDVRRITRVNGSPAMGMGIRKQRGANAVAVAEAVKAEMEEIRKTLPDGMELGINFDSTKFIAESVHEIELELVLSVILTALVCWLFLGSFSNAINVILAIPMSLLGTIAVIYFLGFTLNTFTLLGLALAVGIVVDDAIMVLENIVRHAEMGKDKVTAALEGTKEITFPAFSATLAVVAIFVPVVFMEGVIGRFFLQFGVTLCVAILLSYVEAVTLAPARCAQILDISRENRNRIGAWADRIFGKSEKLYARWLGNALKRPGLILSGALTIFLGSMIVLKVLPSEFVPSQDQSRLMVRIQTAVSSSMTETDNLFRQVEQQVATYPEVARSFALVGGFGGGGQSGGIFFVTLVPPRERDKSQKDFAALLRKDLNSIPGVRAVVQDLSQAGFTAQRGFPVEFALLGPDWKTLEQLSGDVTSKLNESGLVVDVDTDYRIGVPELRIEPDRARCADLGISVEDVATAINTLVGGERVGKYSAGGRRVDVRMRLMADQRRSVQDISRLRVRSRSGELIPLSTLIKYEELPALQAITRKDRERAITVFANVAAGHSQQEAIEFVEKLTDELPTGYRTMLSGSSVAFKESFAGLVFALIMGILVAYMVLASQFNSLSHPLTILTILPLSVVGAAAALLIAGKTLNIFSMIGLLLLMGIVKKNSIILVDYANQRRTGNISASDAMKLAGPIRLRPILMTSIATMMAALPPALGLGAGTEIRTPMAIAVIGGVFVSTALSLYVVPSFYVKLEDWLSALKRQFRGSKAKSPVPSNEFA; from the coding sequence ATGAATATCACTGAAGTTTGTGTCCGGAAACCGGTTTTTGCGTGGATGCTTATGGCAGGCACTGTCCTGTTCGGCATCATCGCGCTTACCAGAATCGGTATTAGTCAGTTCCCCGACGTTGATTTCCCGACAATCTCTGTCAGTGCCACCTGGGAAGGTGCGGCTCCTGAGGTCATGGAGCATGATGTTGTCGAGATTATCGAAGAAGCAGTCGCGCAAGTGGAAGGCGTGCGCAGTATTACGTCCAGCGCCAGGCAGGGAAGTGCGAATGTTACGGTGGAAATGGATCTCTCGCGGGACGTTGACTTGGCGCTGCAGGACGTTCAAACGAAGGTTGCGCAGGCGGCACGAAGGCTCCCGGTTGATATTGATCCTCCGACCGTCAGCAAGTCGAATCCGGAAGATCAGCCAATCATGTGGATTGGGTTGTCAGGACCGTACCCCAAGCAAGTACTCTCTGACATTGCTCGCTATCAAATCAGGGACAAGCTGCAAACGATCCCCGGTGTGGGAGAAATCAATCTTGGCGGTTGGCTGGACCGGAATATACGAATCTGGATTGACGCCGCCAAACTTGACGCATATGGCTTGACGGTGAATGATGTTGTGTCGGCATTACGGCGTGAGCATGTCGAACTCCCTGCCGGCCGCCTTGAAAATAGCGGACGAGAAGTCAGCGTTCGCATTATGGGAGAAGCGATTGATCTCGAGACATTCAAGAACATTGTGGTCAGGGACGTTCCGGGCGCGGAAGTCCATCTGAGTGATGTTGCGATAGTTGAAGACGGATTTGAAGATGTCCGCCGGATCACCCGCGTGAACGGAAGTCCTGCAATGGGAATGGGGATTCGAAAGCAACGCGGAGCTAACGCGGTTGCGGTTGCCGAGGCGGTCAAGGCCGAAATGGAGGAAATTCGAAAGACCCTGCCGGACGGGATGGAGCTTGGAATAAATTTTGATTCCACCAAATTCATAGCGGAGTCCGTGCACGAAATCGAACTTGAGCTTGTCCTCTCTGTAATCCTCACCGCACTGGTTTGCTGGCTGTTTCTGGGATCGTTTTCAAATGCGATCAATGTTATTCTTGCCATTCCTATGTCGCTGCTGGGGACAATTGCGGTAATCTACTTTCTGGGATTCACCCTGAACACATTCACGCTGCTTGGACTCGCACTTGCGGTCGGAATAGTCGTGGATGACGCCATCATGGTGCTGGAAAACATTGTTCGGCACGCGGAAATGGGGAAGGACAAGGTAACCGCAGCATTGGAAGGCACAAAGGAGATTACTTTTCCTGCGTTCTCCGCAACACTCGCGGTTGTTGCGATTTTCGTACCCGTTGTTTTCATGGAAGGCGTAATAGGCAGGTTCTTTCTTCAATTTGGTGTGACACTTTGCGTCGCCATACTGCTTTCCTACGTTGAAGCCGTGACACTCGCACCTGCGCGTTGTGCGCAGATTTTGGATATCTCCCGAGAGAACCGGAACAGGATTGGCGCATGGGCAGACCGGATTTTCGGCAAGTCGGAAAAGCTCTACGCAAGGTGGCTCGGCAACGCACTAAAGCGGCCGGGTCTGATTCTGTCGGGTGCGCTGACTATCTTCTTGGGTTCGATGATCGTATTGAAGGTGCTTCCGAGCGAATTCGTTCCGTCGCAGGATCAGAGCAGATTGATGGTTCGAATTCAAACGGCCGTCAGCTCAAGCATGACAGAAACCGATAATCTGTTCAGGCAAGTGGAGCAACAAGTGGCGACGTACCCCGAAGTGGCACGGTCGTTTGCCTTGGTTGGAGGATTCGGCGGCGGTGGTCAAAGCGGCGGTATATTCTTTGTAACTCTCGTGCCGCCTCGTGAACGCGATAAGTCACAAAAGGATTTTGCAGCGTTACTTCGCAAGGATTTGAATAGCATCCCGGGTGTTCGTGCAGTCGTGCAGGATCTGTCCCAAGCAGGCTTCACGGCACAGCGCGGCTTTCCCGTTGAATTCGCATTACTCGGCCCGGACTGGAAGACCCTTGAACAACTGAGCGGTGACGTAACAAGTAAACTGAATGAAAGCGGACTTGTTGTCGACGTTGACACAGATTACCGTATAGGTGTTCCGGAGCTGCGCATTGAGCCAGACCGGGCAAGATGTGCTGACTTGGGTATTTCCGTGGAGGACGTGGCAACGGCAATCAACACTCTTGTGGGAGGTGAAAGGGTCGGAAAGTATAGTGCAGGTGGGAGGAGGGTTGATGTTCGCATGCGTCTCATGGCCGACCAACGGAGAAGTGTTCAGGACATTTCGCGGCTTCGCGTTCGAAGCAGGAGCGGCGAACTGATTCCACTCTCGACGCTAATCAAGTACGAGGAGTTGCCGGCACTGCAAGCCATCACTCGAAAAGACAGGGAACGTGCGATCACTGTATTTGCGAATGTCGCTGCAGGACATTCGCAGCAAGAGGCAATCGAGTTCGTAGAAAAACTTACAGACGAGCTGCCTACTGGCTATAGAACAATGCTGAGTGGTTCGAGTGTTGCCTTTAAGGAGTCTTTTGCGGGTCTCGTCTTTGCGCTCATTATGGGCATCCTTGTGGCATATATGGTTTTGGCGTCACAATTCAACTCGCTTAGCCACCCGCTCACTATTTTGACGATTCTACCGCTTTCCGTAGTCGGCGCGGCGGCTGCGTTACTGATAGCGGGGAAAACCTTGAATATCTTCAGTATGATCGGATTGCTGCTGCTGATGGGAATTGTGAAGAAGAATTCGATTATTCTTGTGGACTATGCAAATCAGCGGCGAACAGGCAATATCAGCGCGAGCGACGCGATGAAACTTGCCGGACCTATACGTCTTCGCCCGATTCTGATGACCTCCATTGCGACCATGATGGCCGCTCTGCCGCCTGCGCTTGGACTCGGAGCAGGAACCGAAATCCGTACGCCAATGGCTATTGCGGTTATTGGCGGCGTCTTTGTCTCAA
- a CDS encoding efflux RND transporter periplasmic adaptor subunit: MTYAAKLFIFAPILFSIIGCSSGGSAQTGKRPPLAFPIEVETVSSRQADLVVHAVGSVEAFEIVPVTARVGGTVQSVKFREGESVRAGESLVDIELERYELALKSAEAAYDKSKANLREIEAGLARRVDIQGNNPGFVSAEELDSWQTRAQSARADSSQAAANLELARLNYRDARVPAPVSGVIQSRIVRTGQYLQVGATIATMVRRDPLLLKFTVPVQEAASISRGLEVQFTVSGVTDTLRAKVTAVSESADPQTRMVDVTAEVTPESAENLQPGAFAEVTVVLGETKQLPVIPQVSIRPSERGFLAYVVGDSVAHERVLKLGLQTHDGRVEVKEGLNEGEILVVRGAEALSEGSRVRIVSGQSQSQAKTDTVSTN; encoded by the coding sequence ATGACCTACGCTGCCAAGCTTTTCATTTTTGCCCCAATTCTCTTTTCGATAATCGGTTGCTCGTCCGGCGGCTCCGCGCAGACTGGTAAACGACCTCCGCTTGCCTTTCCCATCGAAGTTGAAACCGTGTCATCGAGACAAGCAGACTTGGTCGTGCACGCAGTTGGCTCGGTTGAGGCATTTGAGATAGTGCCTGTGACGGCGAGAGTGGGGGGAACTGTCCAATCGGTGAAGTTCCGCGAAGGTGAATCGGTTCGTGCCGGCGAGAGTCTCGTGGATATTGAATTGGAGCGCTATGAACTTGCTTTGAAGTCAGCCGAAGCGGCTTATGACAAATCTAAAGCCAACTTGCGTGAAATCGAAGCCGGCTTGGCAAGGCGGGTGGACATTCAAGGTAACAATCCGGGCTTTGTAAGTGCTGAGGAGCTCGATAGCTGGCAAACACGTGCCCAGTCGGCCCGAGCTGATTCCTCACAGGCCGCGGCCAATCTCGAGCTTGCACGGCTGAACTATCGCGATGCACGAGTGCCTGCGCCGGTTTCAGGAGTGATCCAATCGCGCATCGTCCGTACTGGCCAGTACCTGCAAGTCGGGGCAACGATTGCGACGATGGTTCGCAGGGACCCGCTCCTGTTGAAGTTCACAGTTCCGGTGCAAGAGGCGGCGTCAATATCGCGAGGACTTGAAGTGCAGTTTACCGTCAGTGGAGTTACCGACACACTACGCGCGAAAGTGACAGCCGTATCTGAATCTGCGGACCCTCAAACGCGCATGGTGGACGTGACGGCCGAAGTTACTCCGGAATCAGCTGAGAATCTTCAGCCGGGAGCTTTCGCTGAGGTAACCGTTGTTCTGGGAGAGACGAAGCAGTTGCCCGTCATTCCACAAGTCAGCATCCGGCCAAGCGAAAGAGGATTTCTTGCATATGTTGTTGGAGACAGCGTCGCTCATGAACGAGTTCTGAAACTTGGACTCCAAACGCATGATGGAAGAGTCGAAGTTAAGGAAGGGTTAAACGAAGGCGAGATTCTGGTTGTGCGTGGTGCGGAAGCATTGAGTGAAGGGTCGCGAGTACGGATCGTGTCAGGGCAGTCACAGAGTCAAGCGAAAACCGACACAGTGAGTACAAACTAA
- a CDS encoding TolC family protein, with protein MHPFFVCRPLLRGVVVFFCALLFNTNAGKTATLAELLAATDSTSHEILLAKEELARSSAVHSNARAIPNPVIFGSNEELGSVRETGLGLNQELGFIWNRGAEINSAAASVSAANAYLRLTQSRVYSNVLSDLLRLHHLNEQLDLLNDISSQLELILLSNDKREQAGDISTFDAMRVRFESISIHKKRIEILRDIEALEKSLGRECGLAYKTALRSIHREMVEIPFTNAEDALRYAREHSPELQGISLRTESARQAKSAASWRRLPDFSIGIGQKSNNLDEQGWILEAELELPIFYRRNAELRLRKAEYERASKEVRSVSAQLSEEVLRAFDLWRNANSHSQLSFPPEMLRNHLKAANDLYLSGEIGYIELLDAIEASETAQLEQFEIEASRLQTDLNLRLLTGFPILENY; from the coding sequence ATGCATCCATTTTTCGTATGTCGACCACTCTTGCGCGGGGTGGTCGTATTTTTTTGCGCGCTTCTCTTCAATACAAATGCCGGCAAGACCGCCACACTTGCCGAGTTACTTGCAGCCACGGACTCAACTTCACATGAGATCCTGCTTGCAAAAGAAGAGCTCGCACGGTCTTCCGCGGTGCACTCCAATGCACGGGCGATTCCCAATCCAGTCATTTTCGGATCAAATGAAGAGCTTGGCTCAGTTCGAGAAACAGGCCTCGGCTTGAATCAAGAACTCGGGTTCATCTGGAATCGTGGGGCTGAAATCAACAGCGCTGCGGCAAGTGTCTCTGCGGCAAATGCCTATCTAAGGCTTACACAGTCCCGCGTGTATTCAAACGTCTTGTCCGATCTTCTGCGACTGCATCATTTGAACGAGCAACTTGATCTTCTGAATGACATTTCCAGTCAATTGGAACTAATTCTGTTGTCAAATGACAAGCGCGAACAAGCGGGTGACATTTCAACCTTTGATGCAATGCGCGTTCGTTTTGAGTCCATCTCGATTCACAAAAAGAGAATTGAGATACTTCGAGATATCGAAGCGCTGGAGAAGTCTCTCGGGAGAGAGTGCGGCTTGGCTTACAAAACCGCACTTCGCAGCATTCATCGTGAGATGGTTGAGATTCCATTTACAAACGCTGAAGACGCACTGAGATATGCCCGGGAGCATTCCCCTGAATTACAAGGCATTTCATTGAGGACCGAATCCGCGCGTCAAGCAAAGAGCGCCGCCTCCTGGCGCAGGTTGCCTGACTTCTCAATTGGGATTGGCCAGAAATCAAACAACCTTGATGAGCAGGGATGGATACTCGAGGCCGAGCTTGAACTGCCGATTTTTTATCGCAGAAATGCGGAGCTCCGCCTCCGAAAGGCCGAATACGAACGCGCTTCGAAGGAGGTTCGGTCAGTCTCCGCTCAATTGAGTGAAGAAGTTCTTCGAGCTTTTGACCTTTGGCGTAATGCGAATTCACACTCACAGTTATCCTTTCCGCCCGAAATGCTTCGCAATCACTTGAAAGCCGCGAATGATCTGTATTTGAGCGGTGAAATCGGCTACATTGAGTTACTCGATGCCATTGAGGCAAGTGAGACTGCGCAACTCGAACAGTTTGAGATTGAAGCTTCCCGCTTGCAGACGGACTTGAATCTCAGACTATTGACAGGATTCCCAATCTTGGAGAATTATTAG
- a CDS encoding efflux RND transporter periplasmic adaptor subunit produces the protein MKYIPTLTLLIAAIVFALGCKQNAAQKTGGKSNDSQQQLVSDSHDHGHDHSNDDYDSAHDDHDHAHDNHDHAHDDHDPAHDDHDHAHDNHDPAHDDHDPAHDDHDHAHDNHDHAHDDQDRALDEAAHEDDTRAVTFSRALQQQLDFETQPAAKRVLSNNIRAIGEIKAAGVGEAEVFAPFDGVLMPDPTHGIVRPGQEVTKGEILARIAPSGGPESGWTQLINEYRLSKAEYDRVKGLAADGAVSAKRLQEAELDFETKRSRIRGAIGEREADIDEIVAEGDFFNLRAPASGVINDIHLRFGQHVETGEHLFNIIDPSWIWLEVQVPASESGSLSQVYDATFTLTGSNEIYRVSDLDGRLVTVGTLLDPITRRVPVIFEMRNTNSLFRPGSFAKVNLKTMTQIETLAIPETALIDEDDMYVVYVQTGPEAFERRVVRTGLRDGGFVEITDGLTEGDTVVTIGAYKIRLASLKITPEEAGHHGHSH, from the coding sequence ATGAAATATATCCCAACTCTAACACTCTTGATTGCCGCAATCGTCTTCGCACTCGGCTGCAAACAGAATGCCGCCCAGAAGACGGGTGGCAAGTCAAATGACAGCCAGCAGCAACTCGTCAGTGATAGTCACGATCACGGACATGATCATTCGAACGATGACTATGACTCCGCGCATGATGACCACGACCATGCGCATGACAATCACGACCACGCGCACGATGACCACGACCCTGCTCATGATGACCACGACCATGCGCATGACAATCACGACCCCGCGCATGATGACCACGACCCTGCTCATGATGATCACGACCATGCGCATGACAATCACGACCACGCGCACGATGATCAAGACCGCGCACTTGACGAAGCTGCACATGAGGATGATACCCGCGCAGTAACATTCTCGAGAGCCCTTCAGCAGCAACTTGATTTCGAGACTCAACCTGCTGCAAAGAGAGTGCTTTCAAACAACATTCGGGCAATTGGCGAAATTAAGGCAGCGGGAGTCGGGGAAGCAGAAGTGTTTGCACCGTTTGACGGTGTTTTGATGCCCGATCCGACACATGGAATTGTTCGGCCAGGACAGGAGGTCACCAAAGGAGAGATTCTCGCGCGTATTGCTCCATCCGGTGGTCCTGAAAGCGGTTGGACTCAGTTAATAAATGAGTACCGCCTTTCCAAAGCAGAGTATGACCGCGTCAAGGGACTTGCTGCTGATGGCGCAGTATCGGCAAAGCGACTCCAGGAGGCTGAGCTCGATTTTGAAACAAAGCGCAGCAGGATACGAGGAGCGATTGGCGAGCGAGAGGCGGACATTGACGAGATTGTGGCGGAAGGCGATTTCTTCAATCTTCGCGCCCCGGCAAGCGGCGTCATTAATGATATTCATCTGCGCTTCGGTCAGCATGTCGAAACAGGTGAGCACCTTTTCAACATCATCGATCCATCCTGGATTTGGCTGGAGGTTCAAGTCCCTGCGTCCGAATCTGGCAGCTTAAGCCAGGTATACGACGCGACTTTCACACTCACCGGTTCAAATGAAATTTACAGAGTGTCGGACCTTGATGGAAGGCTTGTTACGGTGGGCACACTTCTCGATCCGATAACAAGAAGGGTGCCTGTAATATTCGAGATGCGTAACACCAATTCACTGTTCAGGCCGGGAAGCTTTGCAAAGGTTAACCTGAAAACAATGACGCAAATCGAGACCTTGGCCATTCCGGAGACCGCACTTATTGATGAAGACGATATGTACGTTGTGTATGTGCAGACAGGTCCGGAGGCTTTCGAACGAAGAGTCGTTCGCACCGGCTTGCGCGACGGAGGTTTTGTTGAAATCACAGACGGACTGACAGAAGGAGATACGGTCGTGACTATCGGCGCCTATAAGATTCGACTGGCGTCGCTCAAGATCACACCGGAAGAAGCCGGCCATCATGGCCATTCGCACTAA
- the pruA gene encoding L-glutamate gamma-semialdehyde dehydrogenase, whose protein sequence is MLPPFKNEPFTNFSDSANKQAFESALAIVEGRFGEKIPLIVGGERIFTDDSIKSTNPANPDQVLAYVSKGTKELALRAVESAYAAFQWWKNFDPDARARILLRAAAILRRRKHEFSATMVMEIGKNWMEADGDTAEAIDFLEFYAREMMRLNERQPVNEYPGEENNLYYIPLGVGAVIPPWNFPGAIMAGMTTASLVTGNTVILKPASITPVIAYRFMEILEEAGLPAGIVNFLPGPGGAIGDTIVDHKLTRFIAFTGSMEIGQRIFQRAAVVHPGQLWLKRTILEMGGKDAILVDDDADLEFAAEQIVTAAFGFQGQKCSACSRLIIHEKVYDKLLDMVVNRTKQIKTGPTKDLSNWHGPVSEEGAYNKILEYIEIGKSEGRLVAGGNRAGFPGWFIEPTIIADVAPTARIMQEEIFGPVLAVCKVKSFDEGLDVFNNTQFGLTGGYFGKRREHLEKVRVHAHCGNLYLNRKCTGALVGVQPFGGFNQSGTDSKAGGRDYLQLFLQGKSVTERF, encoded by the coding sequence ATGCTCCCTCCGTTTAAGAACGAACCGTTTACAAATTTTAGCGATTCTGCAAACAAGCAGGCTTTTGAAAGTGCTTTAGCAATTGTTGAAGGCCGCTTCGGCGAGAAGATCCCGCTCATCGTCGGTGGCGAACGCATCTTCACCGATGATTCAATCAAGTCAACCAATCCCGCAAATCCCGACCAAGTGCTGGCCTATGTCAGCAAGGGAACCAAGGAACTTGCGTTGCGTGCAGTAGAAAGCGCGTACGCCGCGTTTCAGTGGTGGAAGAACTTTGACCCGGATGCGCGCGCACGCATTCTCCTCCGCGCCGCTGCCATTCTGCGCCGCCGCAAACATGAGTTCAGCGCAACCATGGTTATGGAAATCGGCAAAAACTGGATGGAAGCCGACGGAGACACGGCGGAAGCCATTGACTTTCTGGAGTTCTATGCCCGTGAAATGATGCGTTTGAACGAGCGTCAGCCTGTGAATGAATATCCCGGTGAAGAGAACAATCTTTACTACATTCCGCTTGGCGTGGGCGCGGTCATTCCGCCATGGAATTTCCCCGGCGCTATCATGGCCGGCATGACAACCGCGTCACTCGTGACCGGCAACACTGTCATTTTGAAACCGGCATCTATTACTCCAGTGATTGCATACCGCTTCATGGAGATTCTCGAGGAAGCAGGCCTGCCCGCGGGCATTGTAAATTTCCTGCCAGGACCCGGCGGAGCTATCGGCGACACTATTGTCGATCACAAACTCACGCGGTTTATTGCCTTCACAGGCTCAATGGAAATCGGCCAGCGAATTTTCCAGCGCGCGGCAGTCGTTCATCCCGGACAACTGTGGTTGAAGCGAACAATCTTGGAAATGGGCGGTAAGGACGCCATACTGGTCGATGATGATGCCGACCTCGAATTTGCCGCCGAGCAGATCGTTACCGCCGCCTTCGGGTTCCAGGGACAAAAGTGCAGCGCATGTTCGCGGCTGATTATTCACGAAAAGGTGTACGACAAGCTGCTGGATATGGTTGTGAACCGAACGAAGCAAATCAAAACAGGTCCCACGAAGGATCTCAGCAATTGGCACGGTCCGGTGAGTGAAGAAGGAGCATACAACAAGATTCTCGAGTATATCGAAATCGGCAAGTCGGAAGGCCGACTTGTTGCCGGGGGAAATAGAGCAGGATTCCCTGGCTGGTTTATTGAACCGACCATTATAGCCGATGTTGCCCCGACTGCGCGCATCATGCAAGAGGAGATCTTCGGACCTGTTCTCGCCGTTTGCAAAGTGAAATCCTTCGATGAAGGACTCGACGTTTTCAATAACACTCAGTTTGGTTTGACGGGCGGGTACTTCGGCAAACGCCGCGAGCATCTTGAAAAGGTAAGAGTCCATGCTCATTGCGGTAATCTCTATTTGAATCGCAAGTGCACCGGTGCATTGGTCGGTGTTCAGCCCTTCGGAGGCTTCAATCAAAGCGGTACCGACAGCAAGGCCGGCGGTCGCGATTACCTGCAGCTATTTCTGCAAGGCAAGAGCGTGACCGAAAGATTCTAA